The DNA sequence CGGGTTCGGCCACGGTGAAGCGGCACACGAGCAGCACGGTGCAAGGATGCCACGGTGGCTGGTAACTCGAAGCGGACCCTGATCCCCGGTGCCGGACCGCTCTCGCGGGTGCCCGCGCCGGCGGCGTTCCTGCTGGTCCTGGTGCTGTTCGGGCTCGGCGTGTGGCTCCAGGGCACGGTGGGCGCGCTGCTGCTGGGCCTGTTGGCGCTGGGGGTGGCGGCGCTGCTCGCCACGACCTGGCCCCTGCTCACCCCGAGCGCGCGCGTGTTGAGACTCCTCGTGCTGGCCGTCCTGGTGCTCATCACGGTGTCCGTGCTCTAGCGCCGTAGTATCGGTGGTGAAAATCCATACCACGTGGGAGGCGACGTGACGGTCGGAGTGCGGGGCGAGCACGTGCACTCCCCGGAACGCCGCGTGCCCCCGCCGGCGCCGCGCCAGCCGACCCGGACCCTGTCCGCGGCCGGTGAGCTGCTGCGCGCGCTCGCCGCGCCGGTGCGGATCGCGATCGTGCTGCAACTGCGCGAGGCGGACCGGTGCGTGCACGAGCTGGTCGAGGCGCTGGGCGTGGCCCAGCCGTTGATCAGCCAGCACCTGCGGGTGCTCAAGGCGGCGGGCGTCGTGCACGGCGAGCGGCACGGCCGCGAGGTCGTCTACCGGCTCGTCGACGAGCACCTCGCGCACATCGTGGTGGACGCGGTGACCCATGTGGACGAGGGGCCGCGTGGTATCAACCAGACCGACCGGTCCCCCCGGACGGAGGAGATGTGACCACTAGCGAGCGTCCGACCACCGCTGTGCCCGGCCTGCGGTCGACCAAGCAGCGCACCGCGGTGTCCAAGCTGCTCGACTCGCTCGGCGAGTTCCGCTCGGCCCAGGAGCTGCACGAGGAGCTGCGCAAACGCGGCGAGGGCATCGGCCTGACCACGGTCTACCGCACGTTGCAGTCGCTGGCCGACGCCGGCGAGGTGGACGTGCTGCGCACCGACTCCGGTGAGGCGATCTACCGCCGCTGCTCCCAGCACCACCATCACCACCTGGTGTGCCGCAACTGCGGCCGCACGGTGGAGGTCGAGGGCCCGGCGGTGGAGAAGTGGGCCGACCGCGTCGCCGCCGAGAACGGGTTCGTCGAGGTCAGCCACACCGTGGAGATCTTCGGCACGTGCCGCGACTGCTGCGGGCAGGCTCAGCCCTCGTAGGTGTCCTCGGGCGTGGCGATCGGCACGACCTGCGACACCGTGAACGTGGGCACGAACGCGCTCTCCTTGGTCGCCGAGCCGGGCACGACCCGGCCGGTGGCCTCGACCCACTGGTCGGTGGGCAGCGCGGCGAAGTCCTGGCCGACCATCTTCGCCTTGACCGGCGAGGCGTCCGCGGCGCAGCACGAGATGGTCAACCGGGCGATGAACACGTCGGCGTCCTTGCGCACGACGAACCCGGTGAGCTTGACCGTGCGGTCGTCCAACGAGCCGGAGTCGTCCCACGCCGTGCGGGTGACGAACTCCGAGATGGTGAGCGGGACGACGTCGTCGGAGGGCAGCGGCGCGAACCCGCTCGACGCCTTGGCCTCCTGGGCGGCGTTGCGGTCGGACCGGTTCACCGTGTCCGCGCCGAGCGCGGGCGGGCTGATCAGGAACACCGCGAACACCGGCAGCAGCAGCATCCACGGGCTGCGGGACGTGCCGTGCTCGTGCCCGGCGTGCTCGACGCCGCTCGGGTTCTGCTGACCGCCGCGGATGTCGCGCACGATCGACACCAGGGCCAGCACGACCATGACGCCGCCGGTCAGGACCAGCCACGGTTGCAGCGACTCCTTGACGTACCGCAGGTACGTGCCGGTCAGCGCGAGCTTGAGCAGCGCGCCGCCGAGCAGGACCAGCAGGATGTTCTGCGTCTCTCGTCTCATGGGACCTCACGCCTCACAGGAACACCGCTCCCGCCGCCAGGGCCGACGCGATCGCCACCAGGAACGTGGCCGGGGCGAAGCGCGCCGCGAAGGACTTGCCGAACGCGCCCGCCTGCAGCGCGATGAGCTTGACGTCGACCGCCGGGCCGACCACGAGGAACACCAGCCGGGGCAGCAGCGGCAGCGCCGACATGGAGGCCGCGACGAACGCGTCGGCCTCGCTGCACAGCGCCAGCACCACGGCCAGCAGCGACAGCACCACGACGGCCAGCACGACCTGGCCGCCCAGCGTCTCCAGCCACTCCTGCGGCACGAGCACGTTGAACGCGGCCGCGAACACGCCGCCGAGCACCAGGAACCCGCCCGCGTCGACCAGGTCGTGCCGCGCGGTCTCGGCGAACACCGCCCAGCGGGACGTGCCGTCGTGGTCGGGCAGGCGGCGCAACGCGCGTTCGGCGATCCACTCGGCCTTGCCGAACCGGGTCCACAGCCAGCCCATGACGATGGCGGTGAGCAGCGCGCCGACGAACCGGGCGGGCACCATCATGGGCGCGTTCGGGAACGCCACGGCCGTGGACACGAGCACGATCGGGTTCACCGCGGGCGCGGCGAGCAGGAACGTCAGCGCCACGGCGGGTGCCACGCCCTGCTGCATCAGGCGGCGTGAGACGGGCACGGACGCGCACTCGCAGCCGGGCAGCGCGACCCCGGCGACACCGGCGACGGGCACGGCCAGCGCGGTCTTCTTCGGCAACGCCCTGCGCAGCACGTTCGCCGGGATGAACGCCGCGATGGCGCCGCTGATGAGCACGCCGAGGACGAGGAACGGCAGCGCCTGCACGCACACCGCGACGAACACCGTGGACGCCGTGCGCAGCACCGGCACGTCGAGCACGCCGACCAGCCAGTCCTGCAGCACCAGCGCGAGCACGAGCAGCACGCAGAGCACTTCCAGCGAAGTGATCTTCCAGCGCGGTGGCGTGCCGCGCCGGCGCGAGCCGCGGATCTCGCCAGTGATTGTCACTTTCGAGATGATGCCAGAACTCCGGCCCGTGGCTCACCGACCTCCGGCTGGTCTTCGGCCGACGGCCACGCGGCCGTCACCGGCGGTAGGTTCGCGGGGTGGACTGGCACGGGTGGCACGACGACTACGACCGTCCGGACTCGGGGCTGGCCCGGCGGCTGCGCGCCGTCCAGGAGCAGGTCCGGGCCGCGTTGGACGACAGTCCCCCGGGACCGTTGCGCGCGGTGAGCCTGTGCGCAGGCCAGGGGCGTGACCTGCTGGACGTGCTCGCCGACCACCCCCGGCGCGACGACGTCCGAGCACGCCTGGTCGAGCTCGACCCGCGCAACGCCGACGTCGCCGCGGCACGGGCGGCCGGCCTGCCCGGGGTGGAGGTGCTGACGGCCGACGCCTCGCTCACCGACCACTACCGCGACCTGGTCCCGGCGGACCTCGTGCTGGTCTGCGGCGTGTTCGGCAACATCACCGATTCCGACGTCGAGCGGACCGTCGACCACTGCGCCGCGTTGTGCCGGACGGGTGGCACGGTGATCTGGACCCGTCACCGCGGCGCTCCGGACCTCGTGCCGTCGATCTGCGCGTGGTTCGAGGAGCGCGGGTTCGAGCGCCGGTGGCTGTCCGACCCGGACACGGGGTACGGCGTCGGCGTCCACCGCTTCCGGGCCGAACCGCGACCGCTGACCCCGGGCGCCCGCATGTTCGCGTTCATCGGGTACGAGGTGCTCGAAAGACCTCAGCGGTCGAAGTAGGAGAACCGCCGCACGTGCGGGGTCCACTCCTGGAACACGGCGAGCCCCGGCAACGTGACCAGGCGCGTGACCCCTTCGAGCCCGTCGTGCAACCGCAGCCACCGGCCTTCCTGATCGGGGGTGACCCTCCCGACGACCGGTGAGTGCCCGTCGTCCGGCCGCAGGTCCGCCGCGAACGAGGCCCACGTCCCGCCCTGGTCCCGGTGCACGAGCCCGCCGCGGACCTCCACCGCCGGCGGGGCGTCGAGCACGGCGACGGCCAGCGAGGGTGCCACGGCGACGATCCCCAGCAGCACGACCACCGCCTGGAACTCGCCGGGCCGCTCGTCGTCACCGAGGAACCGCGCCGCGTCGCCGAGGTCGCGGGTGGCGCGGATCATCCGGTAGATGTTGAACAGCCGCTTCGCCGCGCGCGGTGTGTCGACGAGCGGGTCCAGTGCGGCGAGGAACACCATCTCGCGCTCGGTCAGCGGCCGGGCGGGCAGGGGAGCGGGCGTGGAGGTATCCAGCTGCGCCCCCGGTTCGACGGGCAGCACGTGTTCCGGCACGTCGTCGCCCGGATCGGCTCGCGGCACGTCCGGGCCGTCCCCGGCGACCGAGGTGTGTGCCTCGACCTCCGCCATGGACCGCAGCACCTCGCCCAGCCTGCCGCGGGCCATGCCGGGCAGGGTGAACGGGATGTTGATGATCTTCTCGAGGTAGTCCTCCGGCAGGACGCGCCACGGTGACGCCGCGGTGTCCCCGTCCAGCACACCGGCGTAGTGGTCGCGCAGCGAGCGCACGAGCCAGCGCGGGTCGACGCCGACCACCACGACGAACAGGTCCATCGCCAGCAGCAGGTGCACGGCCTCCATGACCTGCACGACCTGCCGCGGCTCGCACCGGTCGAGGTCGTCGATGTGCAGCACGATCCGGTCGACCGGTCGCTGCCCGCCGCGGTCCGCGTCGGGGTTCGCCCGCCAGTCGGCCAGCAGCGCGACGAGCTGCTCGAAGTCCCTGCGCAGGACGGACACGACCCCCAGGTCACGCGTGTAGGCCTCGCCCTTGGCGGCCACGAACGCCGACATCCGGCGTGCCGGGTCGAGGTTGGCCAGCTGCCTGCCCAGCTCACCGACGTGGGTGACCACCTCGTCCAGCTGCGCCTGGGCGACGAGCTGGTCCGCCTCCGCCTTGCGGAGCAGGTCCACGGTGTCGGAGACCTGCTCGCGTACGCGTTCCTCGTGGATCCGGTCAAGGCCGCCGCGGATATCCTCGGCCAGCACGCGCAGCTCACCCAGCCCCTTGCGGGCACGCAGGAGCAGCCCGCCGCCGACCGTCGCGAGGGCCAGGCCCGCGACACCGCCGAGCCAGGTGATCAGCGGCGCCACCACCGCGGCGGCCGCCGTGACGCCGAGCACGACACCCGCCGCGGCGAGCGCGACCTTGCCCTGACGGTCGCTCGGTAATCGGCGCAGCGCGTCCACGTCAGCGTGGGAGTCCCGCAGCTGCTGCGACAGCAGCCGGCCCTGCTCGACCTCGTCGGCGACGCCGATCCGGCTCCACACCCGGTCCAGCCGCTCCCGCAGCCGGGTCGACTCCCTCAGCGCGATGAGCAGGTCGCGGGCGCCGGTGACGTGCTGACGGTCGGCCTCGTCGACCTTGGCCTTGAGGCGGGCGACCTCCTCCTCGGCACGCTGGTTGAGCTCTGCCAGTTCGTCGTGCCGGTCGACCGTCTCGGCCAGCAGGCGGCGCAGCTCGCCGCGCTGCCGGTGCGGGTCGCGGTCCGCGTCGGCGAGCGCGCGGAAGATGACGTCCGCCAGGCTCGCCCAGAGGTTGGTGTCCGCGTAGTGCCAGGCGTTGAACCCGATCTGCACCACGCGTCGGCAGTACTTCGGCGAGCCGGACTCCGCCAACTCGCCGATCCGCCCGCGTAGCATGCCCATGAAGAAGCTCTTGCCCGAGCCCCAATCCCCGAACACGCCGACCGACAGCGGCGTCGGGGTGGCGCGCTCGGCGATCACCGCGGCCAGCATCGACGCGTACGTGGCCACGCCGAGCCGGTCCCTGGCCAGGGGGATCGGCTCGGTCGGGTCGACCAGGTCGCTCGACACCCCGCCGGCCAGGTCGTCCGACACCCGGCGCTCATCGGGGCGATCCACCGGCGTCGCGCGCTCCGGTTCCGCCACCGACGTCGGCGCCTCGGCCTCCGCGGGTGGGCGATCGTGATCGGACCACCGACGGACAACCGCGTCGACCACCTCGGCGTCACGGCCGAACAGCACGACCTGCCGCAACCCCCGCCTGGAGGGCAGCCGCAGGACGTCCAGGACCGCCGGCACGACCGCCGCGGCCACATCGCGCGGGGGGAGGCCGAGCGCGCCGGTGGCGAGCAGGGGCAGCGCGACACCGGTCGCGCCCTCCCGGGCAGCCGTGCGGATCGCCGCCCGCGTCGCCGCCACCACGCTCGACGTGTCCACGAGCCCGTAATCGCCATGGGGCGATGCGAGGACTACGAGGGCGAGCGAGCCGATGCCCCTCAGCCGGACAACCTCGGGGTCGGACGGCGCGATGCGGGCGAGGTTGACCCGCGAGACGGCCTGGTCGAAGGTCGGGAACCGATCGGCCAGGACCGACCCGAGGTCACCGAGGGTTTCCCCCACGGACACGACCAGCGCGTCGACCCCCATGTCCCACGGTTCGGCGGTGACGCAGACCGCCACCGCCACCCCGTCGACGTTCCCCAGTTTCACGATCCTCGGTGAACTCACCAGGCCCCCCGGTCGCGCCGGCAACCTATTGGAGTGCCGACGGTACCGGGTTCATTACTGAGGGTTACTCGGGGTCGGCTTCCTCGTCGCGCAGCTCGGCGATCGTCGCCAGCACGTCCGCCGCTTCCGCCACCGGC is a window from the Saccharothrix saharensis genome containing:
- a CDS encoding P-loop NTPase fold protein is translated as MKLGNVDGVAVAVCVTAEPWDMGVDALVVSVGETLGDLGSVLADRFPTFDQAVSRVNLARIAPSDPEVVRLRGIGSLALVVLASPHGDYGLVDTSSVVAATRAAIRTAAREGATGVALPLLATGALGLPPRDVAAAVVPAVLDVLRLPSRRGLRQVVLFGRDAEVVDAVVRRWSDHDRPPAEAEAPTSVAEPERATPVDRPDERRVSDDLAGGVSSDLVDPTEPIPLARDRLGVATYASMLAAVIAERATPTPLSVGVFGDWGSGKSFFMGMLRGRIGELAESGSPKYCRRVVQIGFNAWHYADTNLWASLADVIFRALADADRDPHRQRGELRRLLAETVDRHDELAELNQRAEEEVARLKAKVDEADRQHVTGARDLLIALRESTRLRERLDRVWSRIGVADEVEQGRLLSQQLRDSHADVDALRRLPSDRQGKVALAAAGVVLGVTAAAAVVAPLITWLGGVAGLALATVGGGLLLRARKGLGELRVLAEDIRGGLDRIHEERVREQVSDTVDLLRKAEADQLVAQAQLDEVVTHVGELGRQLANLDPARRMSAFVAAKGEAYTRDLGVVSVLRRDFEQLVALLADWRANPDADRGGQRPVDRIVLHIDDLDRCEPRQVVQVMEAVHLLLAMDLFVVVVGVDPRWLVRSLRDHYAGVLDGDTAASPWRVLPEDYLEKIINIPFTLPGMARGRLGEVLRSMAEVEAHTSVAGDGPDVPRADPGDDVPEHVLPVEPGAQLDTSTPAPLPARPLTEREMVFLAALDPLVDTPRAAKRLFNIYRMIRATRDLGDAARFLGDDERPGEFQAVVVLLGIVAVAPSLAVAVLDAPPAVEVRGGLVHRDQGGTWASFAADLRPDDGHSPVVGRVTPDQEGRWLRLHDGLEGVTRLVTLPGLAVFQEWTPHVRRFSYFDR
- a CDS encoding SAM-dependent methyltransferase — its product is MDWHGWHDDYDRPDSGLARRLRAVQEQVRAALDDSPPGPLRAVSLCAGQGRDLLDVLADHPRRDDVRARLVELDPRNADVAAARAAGLPGVEVLTADASLTDHYRDLVPADLVLVCGVFGNITDSDVERTVDHCAALCRTGGTVIWTRHRGAPDLVPSICAWFEERGFERRWLSDPDTGYGVGVHRFRAEPRPLTPGARMFAFIGYEVLERPQRSK
- a CDS encoding permease, coding for MTITGEIRGSRRRGTPPRWKITSLEVLCVLLVLALVLQDWLVGVLDVPVLRTASTVFVAVCVQALPFLVLGVLISGAIAAFIPANVLRRALPKKTALAVPVAGVAGVALPGCECASVPVSRRLMQQGVAPAVALTFLLAAPAVNPIVLVSTAVAFPNAPMMVPARFVGALLTAIVMGWLWTRFGKAEWIAERALRRLPDHDGTSRWAVFAETARHDLVDAGGFLVLGGVFAAAFNVLVPQEWLETLGGQVVLAVVVLSLLAVVLALCSEADAFVAASMSALPLLPRLVFLVVGPAVDVKLIALQAGAFGKSFAARFAPATFLVAIASALAAGAVFL
- a CDS encoding Fur family transcriptional regulator, with the protein product MTTSERPTTAVPGLRSTKQRTAVSKLLDSLGEFRSAQELHEELRKRGEGIGLTTVYRTLQSLADAGEVDVLRTDSGEAIYRRCSQHHHHHLVCRNCGRTVEVEGPAVEKWADRVAAENGFVEVSHTVEIFGTCRDCCGQAQPS
- a CDS encoding ArsR/SmtB family transcription factor, which produces MTVGVRGEHVHSPERRVPPPAPRQPTRTLSAAGELLRALAAPVRIAIVLQLREADRCVHELVEALGVAQPLISQHLRVLKAAGVVHGERHGREVVYRLVDEHLAHIVVDAVTHVDEGPRGINQTDRSPRTEEM
- a CDS encoding TIGR03943 family putative permease subunit gives rise to the protein MRRETQNILLVLLGGALLKLALTGTYLRYVKESLQPWLVLTGGVMVVLALVSIVRDIRGGQQNPSGVEHAGHEHGTSRSPWMLLLPVFAVFLISPPALGADTVNRSDRNAAQEAKASSGFAPLPSDDVVPLTISEFVTRTAWDDSGSLDDRTVKLTGFVVRKDADVFIARLTISCCAADASPVKAKMVGQDFAALPTDQWVEATGRVVPGSATKESAFVPTFTVSQVVPIATPEDTYEG